In the [Clostridium] colinum genome, one interval contains:
- a CDS encoding HlyC/CorC family transporter: protein MDPASFQIIILIILIVLSSFFSMSETALTSISKIRLRTMVDENVKNAKLIQNVLKEPGKLLSAILIGNNLVNIGASSLATSLAIDKWGSKGVGIATGLLTIIILIFGEITPKTFATKNAEKISLLVIKIIKGCMVVFTPIIFVLNIITGALLRILGVKEEDKTPTITESELLTMVNVSHEEGVLEIDEREMINNVVYFANSDAQDVMVPRTDIIAINVEATYEELTTLFKEETCSRMPVYEESIDNIVGIISLKDLLFIDKSKEFSIKDYMREPFFTYESKCLKELFAEMRINRIAMAIILDEYGGTSGIVTLEDMLEEIVGDLADEYDEHDEEIKIIKEDEYIVEGATKIEDVNDMLGTDFKSEDFDSIGGFVIETLGKFPDKGDTIKSGNVKFIIEEIEKNRIEKLRILTDVKDMD, encoded by the coding sequence TTGGATCCTGCCAGTTTTCAAATTATAATCTTAATTATTTTAATAGTTTTATCATCATTTTTTTCTATGTCAGAAACAGCACTTACATCTATTAGTAAAATAAGACTTAGAACTATGGTTGATGAAAATGTAAAAAATGCTAAACTTATACAAAATGTTTTAAAAGAACCAGGTAAGCTTTTAAGTGCAATATTAATAGGAAACAATTTAGTTAATATTGGAGCTTCATCTCTTGCTACATCTCTTGCAATAGACAAATGGGGGAGTAAAGGTGTTGGGATAGCAACAGGGCTTCTTACTATTATAATTCTTATATTTGGGGAGATTACACCAAAAACTTTTGCAACAAAAAATGCTGAAAAAATTTCTCTTTTAGTTATAAAAATTATTAAAGGTTGTATGGTAGTGTTTACACCAATAATATTTGTGTTAAATATTATTACAGGTGCTTTATTAAGAATTTTAGGTGTTAAAGAGGAAGATAAAACACCAACTATTACAGAATCGGAGCTTTTAACAATGGTTAATGTTAGCCACGAAGAGGGAGTTTTGGAAATAGACGAAAGAGAAATGATTAATAATGTTGTTTATTTTGCAAATAGTGATGCTCAAGATGTAATGGTACCTAGAACAGATATTATAGCTATTAATGTAGAGGCTACATATGAAGAACTTACAACATTATTTAAAGAAGAAACTTGTTCAAGAATGCCAGTTTATGAAGAATCTATAGATAATATAGTAGGGATTATATCTTTAAAAGATTTGTTATTTATAGACAAGTCTAAAGAGTTTAGCATAAAAGATTATATGAGAGAACCATTTTTTACTTATGAATCTAAATGTTTAAAAGAACTTTTTGCCGAGATGCGTATAAATAGAATAGCAATGGCTATAATTTTAGACGAATATGGTGGAACCTCAGGCATAGTTACATTAGAAGATATGCTTGAAGAAATAGTAGGAGACCTTGCAGATGAATATGATGAACACGATGAAGAAATAAAGATTATAAAAGAAGATGAGTATATTGTTGAAGGGGCTACAAAAATAGAAGATGTAAATGATATGCTTGGTACAGATTTTAAATCTGAAGATTTTGATTCTATAGGAGGTTTTGTCATAGAAACTTTAGGTAAGTTTCCAGATAAAGGTGATACTATAAAAAGTGGTAATGTTAAATTTATCATTGAAGAAATAGAAAAAAATAGAATAGAAAAACTTAGGATACTAACAGACGTTAAAGATATGGACTAA
- a CDS encoding type I phosphomannose isomerase catalytic subunit: protein MFKLQPSFKDYLWGGTKLKTMYDKNCDLDKVAESWELSTHKDGLTIIGSGEYKGQTLLSYIETYRKKVLGNKCPLDKDIPILIKFIDAKDALSIQVHPDNDYALKNENDFGKTEMWYIIEAEPDAKLIYGFKNNISKEEFKKAIEENTLENLVNEVNVKAGDVFFITPGTMHAIGKGIVIAEIQQRSNVTYRIYDFGRIGADGKARELHIDKALDVTKLESVENPKKQYTLNEFDGYKKGNLSTCEYFNVDLLDIKTQVNLNCDETSFHCITILDGNCIISGKDSLNIKKGESIFIPASYGNYTIAGKCKAILSTL from the coding sequence AACAATGTATGACAAAAATTGTGATTTGGATAAAGTGGCAGAAAGCTGGGAGCTTTCTACACATAAAGATGGTCTTACAATAATTGGCAGTGGAGAATATAAAGGTCAAACTCTTCTTTCTTATATAGAAACATATAGAAAAAAAGTATTAGGTAATAAATGTCCTTTAGATAAAGATATACCTATTTTAATCAAATTTATTGATGCAAAAGATGCCTTGTCAATACAAGTACATCCTGATAATGATTATGCTTTAAAAAATGAAAATGACTTTGGTAAAACTGAAATGTGGTATATTATAGAAGCCGAGCCTGATGCTAAGCTAATTTATGGATTTAAAAATAATATTAGTAAAGAAGAATTTAAAAAGGCAATAGAAGAAAATACTTTAGAAAACTTAGTTAATGAAGTAAATGTAAAAGCTGGTGATGTTTTTTTCATTACTCCAGGCACAATGCACGCTATTGGTAAGGGAATAGTTATTGCAGAAATACAACAACGCTCTAATGTAACTTATAGAATATATGATTTTGGACGTATTGGAGCAGACGGCAAAGCTAGAGAGCTTCATATTGATAAAGCACTAGATGTAACTAAATTAGAAAGTGTTGAAAATCCAAAAAAACAATACACTTTAAATGAATTTGATGGCTATAAAAAAGGTAATCTTTCTACCTGTGAATATTTCAATGTAGATTTATTAGATATTAAAACACAAGTTAATTTAAACTGTGATGAAACCTCTTTCCATTGTATTACTATTTTAGATGGTAATTGTATTATATCTGGAAAAGATAGTTTAAACATAAAAAAAGGTGAATCTATTTTTATCCCTGCAAGCTATGGAAATTATACTATAGCTGGTAAATGTAAAGCTATATTATCTACTTTATAA